CCCCGGCGCGTTCGAGCACGTGGCGCTGTGGGACTCGGACAACGAGTGGATCGAGATGCGGCTGCGCTCGCTCGCCGAGCAGACGGTGAAGGTTCCCGCACTCGATCTCGCCGTCGACTTCGCGGCGGGCGAGGAGATGCGTACGGAGGTGTCGGCGAAGTTCCGGAAGGAGGGCGTGGGCGCCGAACTGGCCGCCGCCGGGCTGGAGCCGACCCGCTGGTGGACGGACGAGCGGGGCCTTTTCGCCCTGTCGTTGAGCGTCGCCCGGTAGCGACACCTCGCGAACCACCGTCACATGGGGCACGGTGGAACGTGGAATGCCGCCCGGAAGATCCACCACGTCCACCACGTCCAGTACACCCAGTACCGCGAAGAGGAGCACCCGCATGTCGAACCACACCTATCGGGTCACCGAGATCGTCGGCACCTCGCACGAAGGCGTCGACCAGGCCGTCCGCAACGGCATCAGCCGGGCCTCGCAGACCCTGCGCAACCTGGACTGGTTCGAGATCACGCAGGTCAGGGGCCAGATCGTGGACGGGCAGGTCGAGCACTACCAGGTCGGTCTGAAGGTCGGCTTCCGGCTGGACGACGGCGAGTGACAGCCGTGGGCAGCCCGCTCAGGTCCGGCCCTCGCCCTCCTGCGCCTCCTTCAGCGCGCCGGACTCGGCGGCCCAGCGGGCCCGTACGACGCTGAAGCCCGCGCGTTCCGCGTCCTGGCAGACGAGTTCGTCGTCGTCCACCAGGACGCGGATCTCACGGTCGCGGGCCAGCCGGCGCAGGACCTCCAGTTTGGTGCCGCGGGCGGGCCTGCGGTCGTCGTTGCGCCGCATCCAGACGCGGCCCTCGGGCAGTCCGTGCGCGGCGAGCCAGGCGAGCGTGTCCCGGCGGCAGCGCTCGGGCCGGCCGGTGAGGTAGACGACCTCGCACTCCCGCGCGCTCTCCAGGGCCAGCGTCACGCCCTCGGTGAGCGGCGGGTCGTGCGGCGCGGCGGCGAAGAAGGCCGCCCAGTCACGCGGCTTGCGCTCCAGGAAGCGCTGGCGGTGCGCGGTGTCGGCGAGCGTGTTGTCGAGGTCGAACACGGCGAGCGGTCTGCCGCTCTTCGGGCCGCCGCTCTGCGAGCTGTTGTTCTGCGAGCTGTGGTTCTGCGTCACGGCTCCTGACCCTAGTCAACCGGACCCGGCAACCTCCACGGCCCCGGCGGCCACTCCTTGGCGACAGAGCCGAGGCAGAGGCGGGAGCCGTACATGCGCAACGCAGCGATCCGGACGGGAACGGCGGTCCTGGGCACCGCGTTAATGACAGCGGGGATGCTCGTGGGAGCGGCCGAGGGGGCCAGTGCCGCGACGACGCTCGTCGTGGCGACGGGCGGCGACGACTCGGCGCCGGGCACCACCGCACGCCCCCTGAGGACCATCCAGAAGGCCGTCGACCTGGCGAAACCGGGCGACACGATCACCGTGCGCGGGGGCACCTACGCGCTCACCGACAACATCACCATCGCCACCTCCGGCACCGCGTCCCAGCCCATCACCCTGGGTGCCCATCCGGGTGAGCGGGTCGTCGTCGACGGGGAGCAGCTGCCCGCCAGTCACACGCCGGTCGGCGGCAGCATTCCGCGCGGCGAGCGCGGTGCGATCCACCAGGAGGCCTCGTACTGGCGGATCTCGGGGCTGGAGATCGTGAACGGGCCGTACGGCGTCTACTGCGACGGCTGCAACAACAACGTCTTCGCCCGCCTCGTCACGCACGACAACTACGAGTCCGGTTTCCAGCTCCAGGGCGCCTCCGCCGACAACCAGATCCTGGACCTGGACAGTTACGGCAACCGCGATCCGCGCAAGAACGGCGAGAGCGCGGACGGACTGGCCATCAAGGAGGGTGGCGGGACCGGCAACGTCGTGCGGGGCGCGCGGCTGTGGAACAACGTCGACGACGGCTTCGACGCCTGGAAGTTCACCTCGCCGGTCACGATCGAGAACACCGTCTCGTACGGCAACGGCTTCAACCGCTGGAACTTCCCCGACTTCGCGGGTGACGGCAACGGCTTCAAGCTCGGCGGCGGCACCCCGGCGCCCGCCACGGGGCACGTCCTGCGCAACACCGCCGCGTTCAAGAACGCGGCCCACGGCTTCACGGACAACGGCAATCCGGGTGCCGTCGGCGTCAACCGCAGTACCGCGTACGGGAACGCGGGCACCGGCTTCGACTTCGACGTCTCCGGGGGACGTGCCGCCCTCACCGCCAACCTGTCGGTCTCCGACGGGCGGGCCGCCGCTCTCGGCTCCGCCACCGTCTCCACCGGCAACTCCTGGGATCTGGGCGGAACTTGGAACGCCGCTTCGGTACTGAGCACCGACCCTGCGGCCGTCACCGGCGCGCGTCGCGCGGACGGTTCGCTGCCCGCGGCGCCCAACTTCCTCGTGCCGCGCGCCGGAACGAACATCGGAGCCCGCTTCTAGGCGATCTCCGAGGGGCGTGGCACAGGCGCATCGGGGGGCGTGAGCGATCAACCGGAATTCAATCTGTCGGAAACATTGACTCACTCACGCCCCCTACCTATCTTTCGGTCGAACCTCCGTACACCGTTCCATATATCGAACAATGTCGGCCCGGGAACAGGCCGCTGAAGGAGACTCGCCGTGGACCGCACCCGCAGCAGCTCGACGAGCCGACGCACGCTCCTCAAGGCCTGCACGGCCCTGGTCGTCGCCGTGACCGTGCCCGCCGTCGTCGGCACCCCGGCGTTCGCCGCCGTCCCCGCCTCCCCGGCCGTCACCTTCACCAACCCGATCGCCGAGCAGCGCGCCGACCCGCACATCTACAAGCACACCGACGGCTACTACTACTTCACCGCCACGGTCCCCGCGTACGACCGGATCGTGCTGCGCCGTGCCACCACGCTCCAGGGCCTGGCGACCGCCGCCGAGACGACCATCTGGACCAAACACGCCAGCGGTGACATGGGGGCCCACATCTGGGCTCCGGAGATCCACTTCATCGACGGCAAGTGGTACGTGTACTTCGCGGCCGGCGCCTCCGACGACATCTGGAAGATCCGCCCGTACGTCCTGGAGTCCTCCTCCGCCAACCCGGTCACCGGGACCTGGACCGAGAAGGGCCGTATCGCGCTGCCGCTGGACACCTTCTCGCTCGACGCGACGACCTTCGTGGTGAACGGCACCCGCTATCTGAGCTGGGCACAGAACGACCCGGCCGTCGGCGACGGAACCAACATCTACCTCGCGAAGATGTCCAACCCCTGGACCATCAGCGGCACTCCGGCGATGATCTCCCGGCCCACGCTGTCCTGGGAGATCATCGGGCACACGGTGAACGAGGGTCCCTCGGTCATCCAGCGCAACGGGAAGCTCTTCATGGCCTTCTCGGCGAGCGCCACCGACGCCAACTACTGCCTGGGACTGCTGACCGCGTCGACGTCCGCCGATCTGCTCAACCCGGCCTCCTGGACGAAGAGTCCGCAGCCGGTGTTCACGAGCAACGCCTCGACCGGGCAGTACGGGCCGGGCCACAACACCTTCACGGTCTCCGAGGACGGCAAGTCCGACGTCCTCGTCTACCACGACCGCAACTACAAGGACATCAGCGGCGACCCGCTCAACGACCCCAACCGGCGCACCCGTTACCAGAAGCTGTACTGGAACGCCGACGGCACCCCGAACTTCGGCATCCCGGTCTCCGACGGGCTCACCCCGGTCCGCCTCTCGTCGTTCAACTACCCGGACCGGTACATCCGGCACTGGGAGTACCGGGCGAAGCTGGAGGCGAACGTCACCAACCTCGCCGACTCGCAGTTCCGGATCGTCACCGGGCTGACCGGCTCCGGGACCGTCTCGCTGGAATCGGCGAACTTCCCCGGCTACTACCTCCGGCACAAGAACTACGAGCTGTGGGTGGAGAAGAACACCGGCACGGCCACCTTCCTGGCCGACGCGTCCTTCGTCCGGCGGGCAGGCCTCGCCGACTCCGCCGGGGTGTCCTTCGAGTCGTACAACTTCCCGGGCCGTTTCATCCGGCACTACAACAACCTGATCCAGCTCCAGCCGCTGAGCACCTCCCTGGACCAGCAGGACGCGACGTACTACACCGAGTAGCCCGTCCGGCGGACGAGCGGCTTCAGATCCAGAGACTTCAGAGCTCACCCACATCAAGTCACCTCAGAGACGAGGCACATGTGACTCCCCCGCTGTCGAGACGGTTCCTGCTGCAGAGCGCGGTCCTGGCCGCCGCCGCACCCGCGTTCGCCTACGCGGCCTCCGGCCGGGCCGCCGCCGCTGCCCTGCCCGCGCCGTCCGCCTGGACGCTCCGCCCCTTCGAGCTGAAGGACGTCTCGCTCGGCCAGGGCGTCTTCGCGAGCAAGCGGCAGCTGATGCTGGACCACGGGCGCGGCTACGACGTGAACCGGCTGCTCCAGGTGTTCCGCGCCAACGCGGGCCTCTCCACGGGCGGGGCGGTCGCCCCGGGCGGCTGGGAGGGCCTGGACGGCGAGGCCAACGGCAACCTGCGCGGCCACTACACGGGCCACTTCCTGACCATGCTGTCGCAGGCTTACGCGAGCACCGGGGAGCAGACCTACGCCGACAAGATCTCGACGATGGTCGGTGCCCTGACCGACGTGCGCGCGGCGCTGCGCACCGACCCGCGCATGCTCACCGTCACCGGGAAGTGGGGCGGCGCCCACGAGAACGTCCGGGGCTCCTACCAGTACGTGGACCTCCCGGCCGCCGTACCGGGCGGCGCCGCGGCCATCACCCTGTCGATCTGGGTCAAGCCCACGCACGACGCCAACTGGCAGCGTGTCTTCGACTTCGGCAACGACACCACCCGGTACATGTACCTGGCCTCCCGCAACGCCGGTGGGGTGCCGCGCTTCGCCATCACCACCAGCGGCGCCGGCGGCGAACAGGGCCTCAACGGCACCGCCGCGCTGCCGCTGAACCAGTGGAGCCACCTCGCGGTGACCATCTCCGGCACCACGGGCACGCTCTACGTCAACGGCACCGCCGTCGCCACGAACACCGCGATGACGCTCAACCCGTCCGTCCTGGGCACCCTGACGAACAACTGGCTGGGCCGCTCGAACTACTCCGGCGACCCGGTCTACGCGGGCGCCTTCGACGAGTTCAACGTCTACTCGCGTGCCCTGACCGCGGCCGAGATCACCTCGCTCCAGAGCAACGAGGCGAAGAAGTCCACCGCGGGGCTCGGCAACCTCGCCTCGTACTACTTCTCCGCCACCACCGGCGGTACCTTCGGCGACGCCTCCGGGCGCGGACTGACCGCCACCCTGCGCCGCACCTGGGGCGGCCCGAGCCACCCGGGCTTCCTCGCCGCCTACCCGGAGACGCAGTTCATCGCACTGGAGTCGATGACGAG
The DNA window shown above is from Streptomyces sp. NBC_01451 and carries:
- a CDS encoding dodecin; this translates as MSNHTYRVTEIVGTSHEGVDQAVRNGISRASQTLRNLDWFEITQVRGQIVDGQVEHYQVGLKVGFRLDDGE
- a CDS encoding phosphatase domain-containing protein codes for the protein MFDLDNTLADTAHRQRFLERKPRDWAAFFAAAPHDPPLTEGVTLALESARECEVVYLTGRPERCRRDTLAWLAAHGLPEGRVWMRRNDDRRPARGTKLEVLRRLARDREIRVLVDDDELVCQDAERAGFSVVRARWAAESGALKEAQEGEGRT
- a CDS encoding right-handed parallel beta-helix repeat-containing protein is translated as MRNAAIRTGTAVLGTALMTAGMLVGAAEGASAATTLVVATGGDDSAPGTTARPLRTIQKAVDLAKPGDTITVRGGTYALTDNITIATSGTASQPITLGAHPGERVVVDGEQLPASHTPVGGSIPRGERGAIHQEASYWRISGLEIVNGPYGVYCDGCNNNVFARLVTHDNYESGFQLQGASADNQILDLDSYGNRDPRKNGESADGLAIKEGGGTGNVVRGARLWNNVDDGFDAWKFTSPVTIENTVSYGNGFNRWNFPDFAGDGNGFKLGGGTPAPATGHVLRNTAAFKNAAHGFTDNGNPGAVGVNRSTAYGNAGTGFDFDVSGGRAALTANLSVSDGRAAALGSATVSTGNSWDLGGTWNAASVLSTDPAAVTGARRADGSLPAAPNFLVPRAGTNIGARF
- a CDS encoding family 43 glycosylhydrolase; protein product: MVVAVTVPAVVGTPAFAAVPASPAVTFTNPIAEQRADPHIYKHTDGYYYFTATVPAYDRIVLRRATTLQGLATAAETTIWTKHASGDMGAHIWAPEIHFIDGKWYVYFAAGASDDIWKIRPYVLESSSANPVTGTWTEKGRIALPLDTFSLDATTFVVNGTRYLSWAQNDPAVGDGTNIYLAKMSNPWTISGTPAMISRPTLSWEIIGHTVNEGPSVIQRNGKLFMAFSASATDANYCLGLLTASTSADLLNPASWTKSPQPVFTSNASTGQYGPGHNTFTVSEDGKSDVLVYHDRNYKDISGDPLNDPNRRTRYQKLYWNADGTPNFGIPVSDGLTPVRLSSFNYPDRYIRHWEYRAKLEANVTNLADSQFRIVTGLTGSGTVSLESANFPGYYLRHKNYELWVEKNTGTATFLADASFVRRAGLADSAGVSFESYNFPGRFIRHYNNLIQLQPLSTSLDQQDATYYTE